The following coding sequences lie in one Lolium perenne isolate Kyuss_39 chromosome 2, Kyuss_2.0, whole genome shotgun sequence genomic window:
- the LOC127330636 gene encoding subtilisin-like protease, with the protein MASFRFSVFYLLPFILVTLVAVEGAGDERKTYIVHVQPQANHVLDTADDRKALYQSFLPDHGRLLHAYHHVASGFAARLTQREVEAMSDLPGFVAAVPGRVYKLHTTHTPQFLGLDTHQGARNCSYGSGDGVIIGVLDSGVTPDHPSFSGDGMPPPPAKWKGRCDFNGRSVCNNKLIGARVFDTAGNGTASSSGAPLSPIDVDGHGTHTSSTAAGAVVVGAQVLGQGRGTASGIAPRAHVAMYKVCTLEDCTDADILAGIDAAVADGCDIISMSLGGPSVPFHENSMAVGTFAAVEKGVFVSMSAGNSGPDHTTMENEAPWMLTVAASTMDRLIRSTVRLGNGLAFDGESVYQPNMSAAVLYPLVYAGASSTPDANFCGNGSLDGFDVRGKIVLCDRGNGVLMLAKGVEVLRAGGVGMVLANQFIDGFSTLAISHVLPASHVSHVAGAAILNYIKTTARPTAQFSSGGTLLSTSPAPAITFFSSRGPSTQNPGILKPDITGPGASVLAAWPFHVGPPSAGTDHGPTFNFQSGTSMSAPHLGGIAALIKSKHPEWSPAVIKSAIMTTAYTTDRFGRPILDEQLRAADLFAVGAGHVNLEKAMNPGLVYDITPADYIGFLCGLYTNKEVSVIARKAVDCSAVKVIPERLLNYPSITVIFPPSWDSTVPMLVERTVKNVGEVPAVYYPHFDLQDNAMNVSVVPASLGFSRVNQVKTYTVTVWPRTGKASMVVQGALRWVSDKYTVRSPISVTFAGQ; encoded by the coding sequence ATGGCAAGCTTCAGGTTCTCCGTCTTCTACCTCCTTCCCTTCATCCTCGTCACCCTTGTAGCGGTCGAGGGCGCCGGCGACGAGCGCAAAACATACATCGTCCACGTGCAACCGCAGGCGAACCACGTGCTGGACACGGCCGACGACCGGAAGGCGTTGTACCAGTCGTTCCTCCCCGACCATGGCCGGCTCCTCCACGCGTACCACCACGTCGCCAGCGGCTTCGCGGCCCGGCTGACGCAGCGGGAGGTCGAGGCCATGTCCGACCTGCCCGGGTTCGTCGCCGCGGTGCCGGGCAGGGTCTACAAGCTGCACACGACGCACACGCCGCAGTTCCTCGGGCTGGACACGCATCAGGGCGCGAGGAACTGTTCGTACGGATCCGGCGACGGCGTCATCATCGGGGTGCTCGACAGCGGCGTCACTCCCGACCACCCCTCCTTCAGCGGCGATGgcatgccgccgccgccggccaagtGGAAAGGGAGGTGCGACTTCAACGGCCGCTCCGTGTGCAACAACAAGCTCATCGGTGCTCGCGTCTTCGACACAGCCGGGAACGGCACCGCCTCCTCTAGCGGCGCGCCCCTGTCGCCGATCGACGTGGATGGGCACGGCACGCACACGTCAAGCACGGCGGCGGGCGCGGTCGTGGTAGGCGCTCAAGTGCTGGGCCAGGGCAGGGGCACCGCGTCCGGCATCGCGCCGCGTGCGCACGTCGCCATGTACAAGGTGTGCACCCTGGAGGACTGCACAGACGCCGACATACTTGCCGGCATCGACGCCGCCGTGGCCGATGGTTGTGATATCATCTCCATGTCCCTTGGCGGGCCGTCGGTGCCGTTCCACGAGAACAGCATGGCCGTCGGCACGTTCGCCGCAGTGGAGAAGGGAGTGTTCGTCAGCATGTCGGCCGGCAACTCCGGACCGGACCACACCACGATGGAGAATGAGGCGCCATGGATGCTCACCGTCGCCGCGAGCACCATGGACCGTTTGATCAGAAGCACGGTGCGGCTTGGAAACGGGCTCGCCTTCGACGGCGAGTCAGTGTACCAGCCAAACATGTCGGCGGCCGTCTTGTACCCGCTGGTCTACGCGGGCGCGAGCTCGACGCCCGACGCGAATTTCTGCGGCAACGGCTCGCTGGACGGCTTCGACGTCAGGGGCAAGATAGTGCTCTGTGACCGTGGCAATGGCGTGCTGATGCTTGCGAAAGGCGTCGAAGTGCtgagagccggaggcgttggcatGGTTCTGGCCAACCAGTTCATCGACGGCTTCAGCACACTCGCCATCAGCCACGTCCTCCCGGCGTCGCATGTCAGCCACGTCGCCGGAGCGGCGATCCTCAACTACATCAAGACGACGGCGAGGCCGACGGCGCAGTTCTCCTCCGGAGGCACCCTCCTCAgcacgtcgccggcgccggcaatCACTTTCTTCTCCTCTCGTGGGCCGAGCACGCAGAACCCTGGCATTCTTAAGCCAGACATCACGGGCCCTGGCGCGAGCGTGCTGGCCGCATGGCCGTTCCATGTAGGCCCACCGTCGGCGGGCACGGATCACGGGCCGACATTCAACTTTCAGTCCGGTACGTCAATGTCCGCCCCGCACCTCGGTGGCATCGCCGCGCTGATCAAGAGCAAGCACCCGGAATGGTCGCCGGCGGTGATCAAGTCGGCCATCATGACAACCGCCTACACCACCGACCGCTTCGGCAGGCCAATACTCGATGAGCAGCTCAGGGCCGCCGACTTGTTCGCTGTTGGAGCCGGCCATGTCAACCTCGAGAAGGCCATGAACCCCGGCCTAGTGTACGACATTACTCCCGCCGACTACATCGGCTTTCTCTGCGGCCTATACACGAACAAGGAAGTCTCCGTTATTGCGCGCAAGGCGGTGGACTGTTCAGCCGTCAAGGTGATCCCGGAACGTCTACTGAACTACCCATCGATCACCGTCATCTTCCCCCCATCATGGGACTCGACGGTTCCAATGTTGGTGGAACGCACGGTGAAGAACGTCGGAGAGGTGCCGGCGGTGTACTACCCTCATTTCGACTTGCAAGACAATGCCATGAATGTCAGCGTCGTCCCGGCATCGCTAGGGTTCAGCCGCGTGAACCAGGTAAAGACTTACACGGTGACCGTATGGCCGAGGACAGGAAAGGCTTCCATGGTGGTGCAGGGCGCGCTCCGGTGGGTGTCGGATAAGTATACTGTGAGGAGCCCCATCTCCGTCACGTTCGCCGGGCAATAG
- the LOC127335977 gene encoding small ribosomal subunit protein uS19m, with protein sequence MLRRFSEVMGSRTILRTATAVQATKAQHPTSPLIPGFGAVTRAFSSRSLWKGAFVDAFLSRIKNNRGAMNGKKIWSRRSSILPEFVGSSVLIYNGKTHVRCKINEGKVGHKFGEFAFTRRRRPHRTTIAKGKQVKGKK encoded by the exons ATGCTGCGGAG GTTTAGTGAGGTTATGGGGTCAAGGACCATTCTTCGCACAGCCACCGCAGTTCAG GCTACCAAGGCCCAGCACCCCACATCCCCTTTGATCCCGGGGTTTGGAGCAGTGACTCGTGCTTTCAG CTCAAGGTCTCTCTGGAAGGGAGCTTTCGTTGATGCTTTCTTGTCTAGGATAAAGAACAACAGAGGAGCAATGAATGGCAAGAAGATTTGGTCTCGTAGATCTTCAATTCTGCCGGAATTTGTTGGTTCTTCTGTGCTCATTTACAATGGGAAAACTCATGTTCGTTGCAAGATTAACGAGGGCAAGGTTGGCCATAAGTTTGGTGAGTTTGCTTTTACGCGGAGACGGAGACCCCATCGAACAACTATAGCAAAGGGCAAACAAGTAAAGGGCAAAAAGTAA